Sequence from the Amaranthus tricolor cultivar Red isolate AtriRed21 chromosome 16, ASM2621246v1, whole genome shotgun sequence genome:
ATTGCTCTTATTCTCTTTTGGTTACATGAATCGTAGCATGAAGCTCTAATACTCTTCCTCGCGCTTTCATGAGTTTTACACTTTGTTTGGACAACAATGTAAGAGTGAAAGGAAAGGAAGAGAAGGGAAAGGTAAAGAAAGGGGAGAGaataaaagaaggaaaaattacctagaataatccaacctttagtcgattttcctacaataatctcaactattaattaaccatgaataatttaaACTATTTCGTCACTTACCCAAGAATATTGTTGTGCATATTATGACTTGTTATTATAggtaaattaatcaaaaaaaaagaaaattaaaatatgataacaaaaatatttaaaaaaaatattaaaatacccTTCCTCTCTAACACATTGAATTTGCCATGCCATTGTTCCTCCCCACTCAATAACACCTCCTCATCTTCATCACCTCAAAAGCCAACTAAACAAAGGTCGGTGTAGAATGTAGATGATTGGTTGTGGATGGCACAACAAGATTGGTGGCGGTGGTGGCTGGTGAGTAAGGTTGTTGGGTTGGTGGCTGTAAGGGAGGGAGTGGTGGCAGGTTGAGAAGGGCAAGGAGATGGGAAGAGTGGTGGAGAAGCATCGATAtgggtaattaattttttcatatttttagtttttttaattaaattttttatattctattttattttaatttaatttttttgtaaaaatgaCCTATTGTAAAGGTTATCGGTCACTATAGTATACTTTTGGAAAATATCCTTCAAAGTTctgattattcatggttaatcaatagttgagattattgtaggaaaatcgaggaaatattggattattctgggtaatttttccataaaagaaagtttttcttgtttgtttcggagggaagggaagggaagggagaGGAAGAGAAAACACCTTCCAATCTTTCCACTTTTGGAGAGTTTTGactattaacaaaattaaggaaCTAAATTCCTTTAAATTCCTTCCTTCTATATCCTTCACcttcaaaattattattcagacaaagaaaaatacatccctTCAAAATTCTCCCCTCCAAAGTTGTTCAAACAATGGAAATTGCATCCTTTTAATTTCCTCCATTTTCTTTCCCTTAATCAAAACATAAGTGTTAGGGCGGCCCTTCTTATAGTCCTTAATAGTCCGAGGAATCAAACCTCAGAAGTAATGAACTTCTTTTGGACTTGGTGCTCAACACAAACTTTGATGCACTGTGTTCATCCGAGCACAATGCTTCTTGTCCGAGCAACCTTCTTCAAGGTTTTCTACCTTTTCTCGTGCCAAAAACAAGCTTGTGCACTTTATGAAGCTACTCGACCATCCCACTCATCGAAGCACAAGCCCAACTCTTGCCTTTACTTCTCTTACTTCTTTTGAGCTCTCTAACGGTCTTCAAAGTTCCACCATTAGCTTTAGAAGAACACCCTTTGCCACTACTCTTTTAAGAGATATCAGGTTCCTTCCAAACATGGGGACACACCTTACATCTTTGAACTTCCTCAGTTCCTCTTATCATCATCATGTGTTACAAGTTACAACAACTTCTCCATGCTTTCAACCTTCACCCCTTCATCATTTGACAAGGCTATAAGGCCTTTTTCACAAATTTCAAACCTTGTGAAGTGAACTTCTCTTTTTTACAACAAATGTTGTTAGAACAACCATAATCTATTACCCTTTCCTTATCATAACCATCTATCCCATAAATAAGGAatgcttcatcatcatcttcattatCATATATCCTAGTACATCTAGTCCATTCTCTTGAACTTATTTTCTTCCTTCATCTATCAACATCCTTATCTTCTTGAagtctttcttcatcttctGCACATAACGTGTATGCTTCTCTTCTTCTTGCAACAATAACACTCTGCCAAGTTCCAATATCATTTGGCTACCTATGAGGACCTACATCCCTTCTATCTTGAACTCTACCTCTATGAGACTTCTCTTCAATCAACCTAAATTCAACTTTTTTCTTCCCCTTCAATTCCCACTATGAACCTATTAATTTCTCTGCGGACCCAGGAAAACAtgagatgagcaaataaaagttgatttGTATGAGTTAAGCCTCTCTGCGGACCTGATtagggataggagcagttgAAGACAccatatccatgtcttagattaTTGATGTCCTCTCACTCTAGCTTTTAGTCTCCTTAACCTCTTACTTGTATCATTTCTtttctattagttctttgttttcctTTTGTAGTGGTTCTACCTTTTATAGGCCTCTATGTTATCTTTCACATGTAATCACGTCCCgttatcttcctcgagccgggagactcctttggtcgcgctctcctttatgggtatgagttgtcgtcgtcTTTCCCTCCCTAGATCCTGGCCTTTGTTTTCTAAGAGtgggatatactgggtaggatgatgatgatgaacctATTAATTTCTCTCAATGCTACCAATGCTTAATAAAGAGGGATCAAATTTTCAGCAATgtttttttcactatttttctaAAGTTTTTGGCAAGAGAAGCCAATAGTAACACAATTTGCTCTTGAGCCGACAACCTCTAATCAACATTCACCAATGGACACACcaattaattgaatgttttaatgtGATCTTGCTTGTTTGTATCATCCTCCTTTAGAGTTGATACAACATTCACTATAAACTGTGTTTTTGTCAAAGACTCTAAATCATATACTACTTGAAGCTTCTTCAATAACTTCCTTGGGGATATCTCCTTCAAATAGTTGCATGCTTAATTTTGGGAGTAATGGTTAACCAATCTGTGCTTGCCACCTTCTTATTTTTGGAAGCCGACTTGTCTTCCTCCAACTTCTAAGCTTGTTGGCTTGGTCATCTCAAGAGCTCTATCAATTGATCAATTCCTTGACTAACAAGTCTTCAACTGAACTTCTCCATACCAAAAAgttcatttttccatcatattgTGGAATGCAAAAGTTTTCACCTTCACCCATCTTCTTTACTCTGGAAGATCCCATAAACGTCTCAAAAtacatcattaaaaaaaatcttatttatataagaaaattaagACTTATATGAATTACATACGAAGCAATGGATGATATGTTAACAAATATCTTCAAGATACCTCTTGATTTTTAGATTATACAAGATCAAATAAATTGTATGTGGTTGATCTCCACAAACTGTCAATCTGAAATCAATTATTCACTTTGTGTATACTCTATATGTGACTTATTTATCTTGAGTTATTGCGGATGATTTTTTCtatcaaggatcaatcagcaatAAACTCTcagttatcactaacaaggataAGGTTGCGTGCATCCGACCCTTAAACCGCCCATAGGTGAAGCCATTTAATGGCATTGGGATTTGGGACAGTGAAATGTTGTATTTATATGCATCCTTTGACCAAATTACAGCTTTctcctgttttttttttcagagcATCAGAAAACTAAAGAAGACAAAAAATAGTTCATTAGTTGAGTTCATTGAAGAGCAGAAAAATGGTTCTCATATTTCACAAGAACCCACAAGTTAAATACATGAATACGCAAAGACAAATTTCATTCTGCGACAAGTTACACTTTGGAAGGTTCTGAGCATTTGAAACATGCTCGACCGCATCAAAAAAGCAGCCTCAAATGTTAAACACACATAATATACTTGAGTATTACAATACAGTAGGTGTTAGAATGTTTTGGTATGAGAAGGGTCTTAAATTATTTGTCAATTTTCGCTCCGCCTCTTATTACACTCAGTATTGGTTTGGCATACAGTACTCAGGGCGGAAAGCCAAGGGACCAGCAGCATAGATCACAGCCTCATAACCCTTGTTCATAATCTTCTTCTTCTCATACCGAAGTGCAGCTCCATTAAAACCATAGTTAATATTAGTAAAAACATCACATTCATCAATAGGAGAAGAAACCAGCTTCACAACACAAGCTTGCAGGGGATGATCAAGAAGCTGATGTCTCATCGTGAATCCATCAAGTTTCGCGTAAAAGTAGCCGCCACTGTCAGTACTGTAAGTCTTGTAGTAGCTGATTCTATCCTTATAGTTCCTGCAAATGACTCCGATTTTAGCACCCTTGATGGGTTTAGCCTCATCGAGCGACCACGTTCCTGAGTACTTGCAGCTTTGACAGTAAACTATCCCTTCAACCACAACATTTGCTGTCATTTTTGGTGGTGTATTGTGTTGTTTAGGATATGGTTTTGTTGGTGATTCGTATTCATTTGCAGTTGAATAAGGAATGGATATAGCTACCAGAAGAACTgataatagaaacaaattttgagctcttttcattttgtgcttttttttgttgttttttttggcTGGATTTTGGTAAATTTGgtggggtttttttttattaagaggATTATTTAGGGGTATTTATATTGGATGAATTGGAATTGTTTTTGTAAGAATATACGTGGGTGTCACAAAGATGAAAGTCAACTGTgttattgaaatttgaaaaggGATTGTGGACATGCAGGCAACTACTGCAGTTAGCCGGCAGCAGGACTGTAAGAGAGAAGAAgatcaactaaaaaatttatgtaATAATAGATCTTACACTTGTTAAATTTTGATTCGACTTGAAACCTTGATTGAATTTAACCTAATCAATACCTAATTATTCTGAgccaattttcaaaaaaaattagtgaattttaatttctgaatcaatattttcaagttatagtcatttattttttcgtcaattattttttttgtaagtgAATACTTCACAATTATAATGTGTAAAGTTATTTTGGGGCAATATATATgaaatactaattttgattggTTGAAAACTTGATTGAATTTCATCTAATCAATATCTAAACGATCCGagctaattttcaaaaaaaatagtgaattttaatttttgaatcaGTATTTTTAAGTTATAGTCATTTACTTTTTTGccaattattatcattattattattattattattattatttaagttaatACTTTATAATTATAACGTGCAAAgctatattatatatgaaaagctaatttgttaattttaactgaaaaaattacatattaataaTTAGACAGTACTAAATTAATCATTACTCATTTACCTTTTTATCTTTCTACTTGGAATGTGGATTTTTACTTGTTTAATGAAGCTACTTCTAGAGTGGTCTTATCTTGAGATGTTGGTCTATAAAGAACAAGAGCTCTTCATAAGAGCAACATGAGATCATCAGCTATGGACGAATCTTGAATACTAGTATAAGGTAGGTCAATGATACTCATCCCTACATATGTATAAAACCAACTCTGTTGGTTATAtgctacataatttaatatcaatatggtttttaatcaaataacttCTATTACCTAAGCAGACCCAAACCTAAATCTCCCCGACCAGGCTTCAactatacttcctctgttccgtTTTAATcactacatttgcatgggcacgggaattaagaagagtgattgacctacactgtagctgattgtttactttatagagtatagtattttattattgttaattgaaaaagaaaaagaaaaaataggttgttaggttactttatagagtatagtatagtattttattatagagtatagagtatagagtaggataaaaataggggtagataaaactttaaatgattgttttattactaaaaatggaaatatagcaagtaatataaaattgtcaaaaatagaaaatgtagcgggtattatggaacggaggaagtacaatTCTTTTTTGAACCACCAAATGTACGCAATCGAGATTTACGAACCTTGCAAACTTTAAAATGCTGAATTTGTACGATAACAAggtaagaaaatttttttttaccacttTACATTTTGAGGTACAAACAAGCAAGCAAAAACATTAGTACATTCCCAAGCCAGGCTTAAAAATCTTGAATTGTATCATCTAGGTTCCGTTCAACGAACGAACATCAAGCTCGGCCCACCAAAGAGAAGAAAATCGTGGGGCGGCTTTATCTTGATCAATCCCGGTTACTTCCTTCATTTTTACCGTAATATCTCTCATTGTTAGTTGATTTTGTTCTGAATGAAGACACTTTCGGATAATGTCACTAAGTTTATCGAGCTGTTCGGCATTAAAATGTAACATAGGATCAACCAATTCTTGAAGAGATTTCTCCCCACTCATGTACTCCGACACCCAATCATCGAGTGAGTTCTTATCTAACAACTGAGGAATGCGCCCTGTCATCATCTCGAGAAGAACCAAGCCAAAGTTGTAAACATTGCTCTCGGGGCTGATTGATGTCGTACTTAAAGTGCTTACGCAATTAGTCATAGGCTGAAGACGTGGAGCAGCCACTTCATTCCAGATACAGAAATCGGACAGTTGTGCAGCATAATCTTCGGAGAGGCTCACAGCCGATGAATTTAGATTTGGATGAGTTACGGGTGGTGTTAATTGGTGCATATACTCGAGACAGTATGCCAATCCCATTGCAACCCTTAGTCTCATACGCCAATCTAAATGCTCGGCTTCTTTTACTGCAAAGTCACCAGGATCATATTGTGTTACACATAACTACCCTCGAAGAACAATAATCGATATTACATAACTATAAATGTATAATCGTTCTTTGTTTCCCTACATTTATCCTAGTGTTTCCTTTACATTTACAAAAGATGGAAAACATATTCTATTTCTCTAAATTCTTAAACAAGAGAAGAAATAGATTTAACGTGCATTACTAGATTATAGGTTTATTCGGCATAAGGTAGTTGTGTGGGTAGctattaattgtttaagtagTTGCAATTGTGGATGGTTGTAGTTGTACAACTGTAGGTTAGATATTTAGTTGTCTAATTAGGTGCGTAGACTGTAGATTAATATTGTTCGGTAAAAGTAGCGGTTATGGTAGTTATTGAAATATAATTTGTTGTGAAGTTTAGAAAATCTTAAACCTTTACTTTTAGTTTTGAAACGTTACAAGTTATAACATTTTGAAAACATCTACATGTAAACGCTAACTACTTTTACTGAATAGTGACCTTTTTTTTCTAAATGAACATTTATCAATCTTTTTCGTTCCTCCTTTTGTTCAATCCCGTTTCTTGACAAGTTAATAGCGCCCCTTCAAAAAATAGACATCTTAAAAGGATGAATCGAATCTTTTGTAACATTTAAAGTATTCGAGATTTAAATGCATTCAACGACACATATAATGCACAATCTCGACTCTCGAGTTTGTATATCTTCAcgtaaaagaaaatgaaagtacGAATAAAGTGTCGCTTTGATCTCTCTTTCGGAACTTATTTCATGGTGAAGTACATAATGACGAGAGAAAGTCTAGAAGGTACTCACTGTGCAAATGCTCAAAGAGCGAGCCATTTGGGGCATATTCAAAAACCATCAATCTGGTGAACGGTTGTTCTTCCTCGCAATAACCTATAAGGTTTACAAAGTTTTTGTGGTTCACCTTGGATAAAATCTCGACCTGAAAAGCACAAAAAAAGAAGCTAAAAATGTATGAAAAATTATCATCGAAAATTCACTTTTGATATAGGcaatgtaacataattcgctagctaattcactttttgaattcgcgattcacTCAAATTTGCCAAAAATCGACCATAGTTCACTTTTTCCGATTTGCGATTCTTGaagagattagcgaatcatatGACACTGATACAAGATAGAAACTTGTCACTTTTACAATCAATGTACCTTCTTCCTGAACTGAGTCTCCAAATTTCTTGACCAGTCCTTAGCCGTAGTTATAGCCAAAGATATAACGGCTATTTCAACGCCGTTTGAAAGTGTCCCTTTGTATATGGTACCGATAAATGACGTTCCAATGACGTTGCTGAAATCTTCACAAGCCGTTACAAGTTCAGACCTCTTTAGATTTGGTAGCCCTGCAGACATTACACATTCTTACTGATCATGCTTTTGTACATGGAACATGTTAaaatattatcatcatcatcacaatGGATCCCGCCCAAggcagggtctggggaggataGGAAAGAAGGCAGACCAATACCCTCATCAAGAGGAGGTCACGATCAAAGGCGGCCCTTTATCGCGTGACGTATGAGGTAAACATGAGAAAATATACATtgaacaaaaggaaaaacaaaaagaaagaaaaggttcttaattaatcaaaaaatatgTTAGGACTTAGAATTGTATTGACTTGGTTTTGTATTAAAATAGATGCAGAGACCTAAATTAAAAGCATCATCTGAATTGCTTTTAACAGCTCAAATACACTGCCACAAAAGGAGCAACAATGACTACTTAAAATAGACCATGTTGAAGTATTGATAGAAGGGTttgataaagtatataacatattatggggcTTCAACTTAAacttaagtttttaattgagtTCATTCCTTGACACGATATCAGATGTCACATGACAGAGAGTCATGGGTTCGAATCTCATCCACCCCTTATTTCAAAGTGGTATATTTAACGCCATGTATCAGAAGAACATGTGCTATATCCACACTTTCTAGCCCAAAAACTTTTCGTGTGAGGGTTATGATAAAGTATATTACATATCAATGGACTTTAACTATCAGCTAAGTTCTTGGTCAAGTTGATTCTTTTACATGATAGCAGTATAACTTATCCCGAAACTTCAACCAAAAGCTTCGGTTGATAATTGAAGCCCTGAGATATTTTTGATCAGACGATACAAATATAGCCTTATCTTTGGCCATTCTAGACTAGGAAGAAGAACAGAAGTAGAAAATTTTTGTTCTTGTGATTATTTCTTTCAAGTAAAGTGATCAACAAGTTAATATAAAATTCATGATCCAAGTTGGGAAAAATGGTGTGGGAGTATAAAAGGTAAGGTAACAAATATTTCTAACCTTCGACAAAGCTTGGTTTATCGCTGTTGAGTCCATCTGATCTCTCATCTCCTAACATTTGTTCCGATTCCAAAATGTGAGCACAACTATGATTCTTCGAAACATCATCAAGCTccgaaagaaaagaaaaacaaagagtTACTATAAAAGGCATTACCCATCACAAATGCTCTCTGAAGTTGTCCGCTTAATCCTGTTGGCTTTCGGATCTTGTTTCCCCTCAAGAGGTATAGTAATAAACTGACTAAAACCAAACCAATGAATCCACCCATGGCTCCAACCACAATTccaattgtttttatttgtgaTGCTGAGGGA
This genomic interval carries:
- the LOC130803085 gene encoding non-classical arabinogalactan protein 30, which codes for MKRAQNLFLLSVLLVAISIPYSTANEYESPTKPYPKQHNTPPKMTANVVVEGIVYCQSCKYSGTWSLDEAKPIKGAKIGVICRNYKDRISYYKTYSTDSGGYFYAKLDGFTMRHQLLDHPLQACVVKLVSSPIDECDVFTNINYGFNGAALRYEKKKIMNKGYEAVIYAAGPLAFRPEYCMPNQY
- the LOC130803086 gene encoding inactive receptor-like serine/threonine-protein kinase At2g40270 — encoded protein: MTKKMNNFWCTNGFFPRIILVWIGVIQINFILCSSLNHEGKALLKFRDGVVNDPFGALSSWNKQNGEDNPCSWFGIGCSDGLVISLNLTNLCLEGTLASELHHLLHIKSIVLRNNSFSGTIPEELRNLKELEFLDLGYNHFYEPIPLESESNITIILLDNNGLSCHISHEVELTSSVKILPYARHSDHGQDVGQRRMLLDWHKPTTKRFSKQPSLPNTKDHLKQPFTPSKTHKKKRFHDNDVFKHSFEKPSGPQPPPPPPPKHIIPNDSIPSPLFNPPQISRPLSPPNTRDSTPPMPRSSNVLLSSPSSKSTSSPSPSASQIKTIGIVVGAMGGFIGLVLVSLLLYLLRGNKIRKPTGLSGQLQRAFVMGDERSDGLNSDKPSFVEGLPNLKRSELVTACEDFSNVIGTSFIGTIYKGTLSNGVEIAVISLAITTAKDWSRNLETQFRKKVEILSKVNHKNFVNLIGYCEEEQPFTRLMVFEYAPNGSLFEHLHIKEAEHLDWRMRLRVAMGLAYCLEYMHQLTPPVTHPNLNSSAVSLSEDYAAQLSDFCIWNEVAAPRLQPMTNCVSTLSTTSISPESNVYNFGLVLLEMMTGRIPQLLDKNSLDDWVSEYMSGEKSLQELVDPMLHFNAEQLDKLSDIIRKCLHSEQNQLTMRDITVKMKEVTGIDQDKAAPRFSSLWWAELDVRSLNGT